In Acinetobacter piscicola, a single window of DNA contains:
- a CDS encoding DNA polymerase III subunit chi produces the protein MAKISFYLFEKSPERRVQSTCRLCRKISKQHAKIWIHCPDLEIQQQLDDLLWEFDASSFLAHGIDQETAPICISAHLPNASEWIVFNFNNQALEQAAQFSHIIEIVENDEPAKQIGREKYKTYRRLGFSPQTFKL, from the coding sequence ATGGCTAAAATTAGCTTTTATCTGTTTGAAAAAAGCCCAGAACGACGAGTGCAAAGCACTTGTCGTCTCTGCCGCAAGATTTCAAAGCAACATGCCAAAATTTGGATTCATTGTCCTGATCTCGAAATACAGCAGCAACTTGATGATTTACTATGGGAATTTGATGCAAGTAGCTTCCTCGCACATGGGATTGATCAAGAAACAGCACCCATCTGTATTTCTGCTCATTTACCCAATGCATCTGAATGGATTGTGTTTAATTTTAACAATCAAGCACTTGAACAAGCTGCACAATTTAGTCACATTATTGAAATTGTTGAAAATGATGAGCCTGCTAAACAAATCGGTCGTGAAAAATACAAAACATACCGACGTTTAGGCTTCTCCCCTCAAACATTTAAACTCTAA
- a CDS encoding leucyl aminopeptidase encodes MKLSIHTSATSSASSQALFILASSDHLAEVHSNYQIKDLDTAINATQFKASVAETLTLVGQVTQNAYSILVGVGQASELKAAKLAKISQIIIKASQKKFKQISIDISALPAELHYLFALSLTQAAYGYDEFKSKKNEFLLTDVELVAAQTSLDAAQISLIEAVQQGQNFARDLGNCPANICFPEYLADQARALAAEFPDVLKVTVLEEQQLADLGMHSFLAVSKGSERPGRVITLEYKANPDQAPVVLVGKGITFDTGGISLKPGIGMDEMKFDMCGAASVLGTLRALCEANLPIHVVGTIAAAENMPSGHATRPGDIVTTMSGQTVEILNTDAEGRLVLCDTLTYVKRFNPAVVIDIATLTGACVVALGKVLSGLFTPDDELAQEINVAGEESFDRVWRLPVIDDYQEMLDSNFADIGNISGAGPQAGAILAACFLQRFTREYRWAHLDVAGTAWLSGAAKGSTGRPVPLLMQFIANRAKTHG; translated from the coding sequence ATGAAATTAAGCATTCATACTTCAGCAACAAGCAGTGCATCAAGCCAAGCACTTTTTATTTTGGCAAGTTCAGACCACTTAGCAGAAGTACATTCTAACTATCAAATCAAAGATTTAGATACTGCAATTAACGCAACACAATTTAAAGCAAGTGTTGCGGAAACGTTAACACTGGTTGGTCAAGTGACACAAAATGCTTACAGCATTTTAGTCGGAGTTGGTCAAGCAAGTGAGTTAAAAGCTGCAAAATTAGCAAAAATCTCACAAATCATTATCAAAGCGTCACAAAAAAAATTCAAACAAATCAGTATTGATATTTCGGCTTTACCTGCTGAATTACATTACCTCTTTGCTTTAAGTTTGACGCAAGCTGCATATGGCTATGATGAGTTCAAAAGCAAAAAGAATGAATTTCTGCTCACTGATGTTGAACTTGTTGCTGCACAAACTAGCCTTGATGCAGCACAAATCAGTTTGATTGAAGCAGTGCAACAAGGTCAAAACTTTGCACGTGACTTAGGCAACTGCCCTGCAAATATCTGTTTTCCTGAATATTTAGCAGATCAAGCACGCGCGCTTGCTGCTGAATTCCCTGATGTTTTAAAAGTAACAGTACTCGAAGAACAGCAATTGGCTGATTTAGGCATGCATTCATTCCTTGCTGTCAGCAAAGGTTCAGAACGCCCAGGACGAGTCATTACCCTTGAATATAAAGCCAATCCAGATCAAGCCCCTGTGGTCTTAGTCGGTAAAGGGATTACTTTTGATACTGGCGGTATTTCGCTTAAACCTGGTATCGGCATGGATGAAATGAAGTTTGATATGTGCGGTGCAGCCTCTGTACTTGGTACATTACGCGCTTTATGTGAAGCCAACTTACCGATCCATGTGGTGGGTACGATTGCTGCTGCTGAAAATATGCCATCAGGTCATGCAACCCGTCCGGGTGATATTGTCACCACAATGAGTGGACAGACTGTTGAAATTTTAAATACCGATGCAGAAGGTCGTTTGGTATTGTGTGACACGCTGACCTACGTCAAACGTTTTAATCCTGCAGTGGTGATTGATATTGCGACATTGACAGGCGCTTGTGTAGTTGCACTTGGTAAAGTACTCAGTGGTTTATTTACGCCAGATGATGAACTTGCACAAGAAATCAATGTTGCAGGTGAGGAAAGCTTTGACCGTGTATGGCGACTTCCTGTCATTGACGATTATCAAGAAATGCTCGATTCAAACTTTGCAGACATTGGCAATATCAGTGGTGCAGGTCCTCAAGCAGGCGCAATTTTAGCAGCATGCTTCTTACAACGTTTCACACGTGAATACCGTTGGGCACATTTAGATGTGGCAGGAACAGCATGGTTATCAGGTGCAGCGAAAGGCTCTACAGGGCGTCCTGTACCATTGCTCATGCAATTCATTGCCAATCGTGCGAAAACCCATGGCTAA
- the lptF gene encoding LPS export ABC transporter permease LptF, with the protein MIIRRYLVKQVVSTSLVVVALLTLIMMGGRLIKYFGVAAQGRLDATILFSIIGYRLPEFLTLILPLGFFIGLMLVFGRLYVDHEMAVLNGSGVSKIQLARLLIPLTVVYLVVQSVLMIWMSPWGIREYEKLVSTQAVRTGFDLVRPKEFISSGPYTIYAGSLSDDRKNLKDIFFYQRAEKAGKPDVMILAKEATRVEVADDTANVVDLLQGRRYEIYPGRPEYTQAEFQSYRLRLENDKEAKFESNEVEALPFSKLLKNTADPVISSELGWRIFVPFSMIVALMLATALSEVSPRQGRYLKLFPALLIFASLIVALMAIKTRISKDEIGMWAYPAVLLFYAIAAALFSRKQKLAPKIKKQIQRVKS; encoded by the coding sequence TTGATTATAAGACGTTATCTCGTCAAACAAGTTGTTTCAACATCTTTGGTTGTTGTTGCACTGCTCACACTCATTATGATGGGTGGACGTTTGATCAAGTATTTTGGTGTCGCAGCTCAAGGGCGCTTAGATGCCACGATTTTATTTAGTATTATTGGCTATCGCTTACCTGAATTTTTGACTTTAATTTTGCCGCTTGGCTTTTTTATTGGCTTAATGCTGGTCTTTGGTCGGCTCTATGTAGATCATGAAATGGCGGTTTTAAACGGAAGTGGGGTCAGTAAAATCCAACTTGCACGCTTACTTATTCCATTAACTGTGGTGTATTTGGTGGTACAAAGTGTGTTGATGATTTGGATGTCACCTTGGGGTATTCGTGAATATGAAAAATTAGTATCAACCCAAGCAGTGCGAACAGGTTTTGACTTGGTTCGACCCAAAGAATTTATTTCTTCAGGTCCTTATACCATCTATGCAGGTTCTTTATCTGATGATCGTAAAAATTTAAAAGATATTTTCTTTTATCAGCGAGCGGAAAAAGCAGGTAAACCTGATGTGATGATTTTGGCAAAAGAAGCCACTCGTGTTGAAGTTGCTGATGATACGGCGAATGTTGTAGACCTATTGCAAGGTCGCCGTTACGAAATTTATCCAGGTCGGCCTGAATATACCCAAGCTGAGTTTCAGTCTTATCGTTTACGTTTAGAAAATGACAAAGAAGCCAAATTTGAAAGTAATGAAGTAGAAGCTTTGCCATTTTCTAAGTTACTCAAAAATACTGCCGACCCTGTGATAAGTAGTGAGTTGGGGTGGCGGATTTTTGTACCTTTTAGCATGATTGTGGCATTGATGTTAGCAACAGCATTGTCAGAAGTGAGTCCACGTCAAGGGCGTTATTTAAAACTCTTTCCAGCATTGTTGATTTTTGCCAGTTTAATTGTCGCACTCATGGCGATTAAAACCCGCATCAGTAAAGATGAAATCGGCATGTGGGCATATCCTGCAGTATTGTTATTCTATGCAATTGCTGCTGCATTATTTTCCCGTAAGCAAAAGTTAGCACCTAAAATCAAAAAACAAATTCAGCGAGTGAAATCATAA